Proteins encoded in a region of the Sterolibacterium denitrificans genome:
- the rsmG gene encoding 16S rRNA (guanine(527)-N(7))-methyltransferase RsmG — protein MNLSPAIVEHIRSGLQRLGPDPAWRVEAGGEAAAAPRFAAYLALLVKWNRVYNLTAVRDPRQMVTHHLLDSLALLPNLGAPVRLADVGSGAGLPGIPLAIARPQMAVTLIESNQKKAAFLQQARIELKLDNVSIHCGRVEEYRPNVLFDAVVSRAFSDLALFVRVAGHLLAPGAPLLAMKGVEPRDEIADLPAGWRVGRSIPIVVPGLAAQRHLIVIEPS, from the coding sequence ATGAACCTGAGTCCGGCGATCGTCGAACACATCCGCAGCGGGTTGCAGCGGTTGGGGCCCGATCCCGCATGGCGCGTGGAGGCGGGCGGCGAGGCGGCCGCTGCGCCGCGTTTCGCCGCATACCTGGCGCTGCTGGTCAAATGGAACCGCGTCTACAATCTGACGGCGGTACGCGATCCACGGCAGATGGTGACGCATCATCTGCTCGATTCGCTGGCCTTGCTGCCGAACTTGGGCGCGCCCGTCAGGCTGGCCGACGTCGGTAGCGGCGCGGGACTGCCCGGCATTCCGCTGGCCATTGCTCGGCCGCAAATGGCCGTGACGCTGATCGAGAGCAATCAGAAGAAAGCCGCCTTTCTGCAGCAGGCCAGAATCGAGCTGAAACTGGACAATGTGAGCATTCACTGTGGCCGAGTCGAAGAATACAGGCCGAATGTGCTTTTTGATGCGGTCGTCTCACGGGCATTTTCCGATCTTGCCCTGTTCGTCCGGGTGGCCGGCCACCTGCTTGCGCCGGGCGCACCCTTGCTGGCCATGAAGGGCGTCGAACCCCGTGATGAAATCGCCGATCTGCCGGCAGGCTGGCGGGTCGGCCGCAGCATACCCATCGTCGTACCTGGTCTGGCAGCGCAGCGCCATCTCATCGTGATTGAACCGTCTTAA
- a CDS encoding ParA family protein: MHIFAIANQKGGVGKTTTAVNLAAALAAKGQRTLLVDLDPQGNATMGSGIDKRALEKSVYHLLVGLAGMTEARITCEAKYDVLPANRDLAGAEVEMVELERREMRLKEALAAHAADYDFVLIDCPPSLSMLTLNGLCAAHGVIIPMQCEYYALEGLSDLVNTIKKVHANLNRDLKIIGLLRVMFDSRATLGHQVSAELEQHFGDKVFRTIVPRNVRLAEAPSYGIPGVLYDKSAKGAQAYLAFASEMVERVQTM, translated from the coding sequence ATGCATATTTTCGCCATCGCCAACCAGAAGGGCGGGGTCGGCAAGACCACCACGGCGGTCAATCTGGCTGCTGCCCTCGCCGCCAAGGGGCAGCGCACCTTGCTGGTCGATCTCGATCCCCAGGGCAATGCCACGATGGGCAGCGGCATCGACAAGCGCGCCCTGGAAAAGTCGGTTTATCACCTGCTGGTCGGGCTGGCCGGCATGACGGAGGCGCGCATCACCTGCGAGGCCAAGTACGACGTGCTGCCGGCCAACCGCGATCTGGCCGGCGCCGAGGTCGAGATGGTCGAGCTCGAACGCCGTGAGATGCGCCTGAAGGAAGCACTTGCCGCCCATGCCGCCGATTATGACTTCGTGCTGATCGACTGCCCGCCCTCGCTGTCCATGCTGACGCTGAACGGCCTGTGCGCCGCCCATGGCGTGATCATCCCGATGCAGTGCGAATACTATGCGCTGGAAGGCCTGTCCGACCTGGTGAATACCATCAAGAAGGTGCATGCCAACCTCAACCGCGACCTGAAGATCATCGGCCTGCTGCGCGTGATGTTCGACAGCCGCGCGACGCTGGGTCACCAGGTTTCCGCCGAGCTGGAGCAGCATTTCGGCGACAAGGTATTCAGAACCATCGTGCCGCGCAATGTGCGTCTGGCCGAAGCGCCCAGCTACGGCATTCCCGGCGTGCTGTACGACAAGTCCGCGAAGGGCGCGCAGGCCTATCTGGCGTTTGCCAGCGAAATGGTCGAACGCGTCCAGACCATGTGA
- a CDS encoding ParB/RepB/Spo0J family partition protein, whose translation MNSPKKKGLGRGLGALLDANSDSASTRQDSLPVGRLQPGRYQPRTRMDPDSLNELAASIKAQGIMQPILVRLIGDDKYEIIAGERRWRAAQLAGMSEVPVLVREIPDEATLAMSLIENIQRENLNPLEEAAGIQRLIDEFGMSHQQAADAVGRSRPAASNLLRLLNLAKPVQECLFSGELDMGHARALLPLAKPEQARLAALVVHKRLSVRETEKLVQRELQSPPGKAGEQKADRDVLRLQEELADILGAPVKLVAGKKGAGHLTIGFSSLDQLDGILERLRDKN comes from the coding sequence ATGAATTCCCCGAAGAAAAAGGGCTTGGGCCGTGGCCTCGGCGCCTTGCTCGATGCCAATAGCGACAGCGCGAGCACCCGTCAGGACAGCCTGCCGGTCGGCCGCCTGCAACCGGGCCGCTACCAGCCGCGAACGCGCATGGACCCGGATTCGCTCAACGAACTGGCGGCCTCGATCAAGGCCCAGGGCATCATGCAGCCCATCCTGGTGCGCCTGATCGGCGACGACAAATACGAAATCATCGCCGGCGAACGGCGCTGGCGCGCGGCCCAACTGGCCGGCATGAGCGAAGTGCCGGTGCTGGTGCGCGAGATTCCCGACGAGGCGACGCTGGCCATGTCGCTGATCGAAAACATCCAGCGCGAGAACCTCAATCCGCTCGAAGAGGCCGCCGGCATTCAGCGCCTGATCGACGAATTCGGTATGAGCCACCAGCAGGCGGCCGATGCGGTCGGCCGCTCGCGGCCGGCCGCATCCAACCTGTTGCGCCTGCTGAACCTGGCCAAGCCGGTGCAGGAATGCCTGTTTTCCGGCGAGCTCGACATGGGCCATGCGCGCGCCCTGCTGCCGCTGGCCAAGCCCGAGCAGGCGCGCCTGGCGGCGCTGGTGGTGCATAAGCGACTGTCCGTGCGCGAGACGGAAAAATTGGTGCAGCGTGAATTGCAGTCGCCGCCGGGCAAGGCCGGCGAGCAGAAAGCCGACCGCGACGTGCTGCGCCTGCAGGAGGAACTTGCCGATATTCTCGGTGCGCCGGTGAAACTGGTCGCCGGCAAAAAGGGCGCCGGCCACCTGACCATCGGCTTCAGCAGCCTGGACCAGTTGGACGGCATCCTCGAGCGTCTGCGCGACAAAAACTGA
- a CDS encoding ATP synthase subunit I, whose translation MHKTLLLQVVATLLGGGIGFLFTGERGLYSALLGGLAYALPNLVFVVRLKIAAASGRASGVSFFAGEFGKIAATIGILVAVQQWYPGALWPFLLVGLFAALKANLLAFLLKT comes from the coding sequence ATGCACAAGACGCTACTGCTACAAGTAGTTGCGACGCTTCTTGGCGGGGGCATAGGGTTCCTGTTTACAGGGGAAAGAGGCCTGTATTCGGCGTTGCTCGGCGGTCTTGCCTATGCTCTGCCCAACCTGGTTTTTGTCGTGCGATTGAAAATTGCGGCCGCCAGCGGCCGCGCCAGTGGCGTCAGTTTCTTTGCCGGCGAATTCGGCAAGATTGCCGCGACGATAGGAATTTTGGTAGCCGTGCAACAGTGGTATCCCGGTGCGCTCTGGCCGTTTCTGCTGGTCGGGCTGTTCGCGGCGCTCAAGGCAAATTTACTCGCATTCTTGTTGAAGACCTGA
- the atpB gene encoding F0F1 ATP synthase subunit A yields the protein MATGHEAAAPTASEYIVHHLGHYNTSGEPQKAIIDFSMANLDTLFFSLGMGLFTILLMWSVARKVTSGVPGRLQAALEIVMEWVDDQAKSIVHGDRTFIAPLALTVFLWVFFMNALDLLPVDLLPFLWQGATGDSHAYLRIVPTADLNGPLGMSLGVLLLMIWYSFKIKGAGGFLHELVAAPFGDKIFLYPMNLLLNLIEFAAKALSLGMRLFGNMYAGELIFMLIALLGGTLTWWGIGMHLALGAVWAIFHILIITLQAFIFMMLTLVYIGQAHEGH from the coding sequence ATGGCAACTGGTCACGAAGCGGCAGCGCCCACTGCATCCGAATACATCGTCCATCACCTGGGTCACTACAACACCTCGGGCGAGCCCCAGAAGGCCATCATCGATTTCTCGATGGCCAATCTGGATACCCTGTTCTTTTCCCTGGGCATGGGGCTGTTCACCATCCTGCTGATGTGGTCGGTGGCGCGCAAGGTGACTTCCGGCGTGCCGGGCCGCCTGCAGGCGGCGCTCGAAATCGTCATGGAATGGGTCGATGACCAGGCCAAGTCGATCGTCCATGGCGACCGCACCTTCATCGCGCCGCTGGCGCTGACCGTTTTTCTCTGGGTGTTCTTCATGAATGCCCTCGACCTGCTGCCGGTCGACCTGCTGCCTTTCCTTTGGCAGGGCGCGACGGGCGATTCCCATGCCTATCTGCGCATCGTGCCGACGGCCGACCTGAACGGTCCGCTGGGCATGTCCCTGGGCGTGCTGCTGCTGATGATCTGGTACAGCTTCAAGATCAAGGGGGCCGGTGGTTTCCTCCATGAACTGGTGGCCGCACCCTTCGGCGACAAGATCTTCCTCTACCCGATGAACCTGCTGCTGAACCTGATCGAGTTCGCCGCCAAGGCGCTGTCGCTGGGCATGCGGCTGTTCGGCAACATGTACGCCGGCGAACTGATCTTCATGCTGATCGCGCTGCTGGGCGGCACGCTCACCTGGTGGGGCATCGGCATGCACCTCGCGCTGGGCGCGGTGTGGGCCATTTTCCATATCCTGATCATTACCTTGCAGGCATTCATCTTCATGATGTTGACGCTGGTGTATATCGGTCAGGCGCATGAAGGGCATTGA
- the atpE gene encoding F0F1 ATP synthase subunit C yields the protein MEHILGYVAIAAGLIIGLGAVGACIGIGIMGSKYLEASARQPELMNALQTKMFLLAGLIDAAFLIGVGIAMMFAFANPFVLQ from the coding sequence ATGGAACACATTCTCGGTTACGTTGCCATCGCCGCCGGTCTGATCATCGGTCTGGGTGCTGTCGGCGCCTGTATCGGCATCGGCATCATGGGTTCGAAGTATCTGGAAGCATCCGCCCGTCAGCCGGAGCTGATGAATGCCCTGCAGACCAAGATGTTCCTGCTGGCCGGTCTGATCGATGCGGCCTTCCTGATCGGCGTGGGTATCGCCATGATGTTCGCCTTCGCCAACCCGTTCGTGCTCCAGTAA
- a CDS encoding F0F1 ATP synthase subunit B has translation MNLNATLFAQLGVFFILAWFTMKFVWPPIMKALDERAQKIADGLAAADKAKTDLVNTEKKVVEEIRKARESATEVRAGAEKQGSLLIEEARAEAARIISQAREAAEAEAGVAAQRAKEALREQVALLAVAGAERILRREINADVHADLLANLKTEL, from the coding sequence GTGAATCTGAACGCAACCCTGTTTGCCCAGCTCGGGGTGTTCTTCATTCTGGCGTGGTTCACCATGAAGTTCGTGTGGCCGCCCATCATGAAGGCGCTGGACGAGCGTGCGCAGAAGATCGCTGATGGGCTCGCGGCGGCAGACAAGGCAAAGACCGATCTGGTCAATACCGAAAAAAAGGTCGTCGAGGAAATCCGCAAGGCGCGTGAGTCCGCCACCGAGGTGCGTGCCGGCGCCGAAAAACAGGGCTCCCTGTTGATCGAGGAAGCCCGCGCCGAAGCCGCCCGCATCATCTCCCAGGCTCGCGAGGCCGCCGAGGCCGAAGCCGGCGTGGCTGCCCAGCGCGCCAAGGAAGCCCTGCGCGAACAGGTCGCCCTGCTGGCCGTGGCCGGTGCCGAGCGTATCCTGCGCCGCGAGATCAATGCCGACGTGCATGCCGATCTGCTGGCCAACCTGAAAACGGAGCTTTGA
- a CDS encoding F0F1 ATP synthase subunit delta: MAENVTIARPYAEAAFRLAREGEDKTALAAWAEALERMVTIATHPDMQACIDDPRLLPEQLANLFLGVAGNDLSAGQQNFVRVLVENDRLGVLPEIRDLFVALKNEHEGSKKALIASAFPIEAATQQQLVADLERRFACRIQASVSVDPELIGGVCITVGDQVIDASVRGKLAAMATALQK; encoded by the coding sequence ATGGCCGAAAACGTCACCATCGCACGACCCTATGCCGAGGCGGCCTTCCGGCTGGCTCGGGAGGGAGAGGATAAGACCGCGCTGGCTGCTTGGGCCGAGGCACTGGAGCGCATGGTGACCATCGCGACCCATCCGGACATGCAAGCCTGCATCGACGATCCGCGTCTGTTGCCCGAGCAGTTGGCGAACCTGTTTCTCGGTGTCGCCGGGAATGACCTGAGTGCGGGTCAACAGAACTTCGTCCGCGTGCTGGTCGAAAACGACCGGCTCGGCGTCCTGCCGGAAATCCGCGATCTTTTCGTGGCTCTCAAGAATGAGCATGAAGGCAGCAAGAAAGCCCTGATCGCCTCCGCCTTCCCGATCGAGGCAGCAACCCAACAACAACTCGTGGCCGATCTCGAGCGCCGGTTCGCCTGCAGGATCCAGGCGTCCGTCAGCGTCGATCCCGAACTGATCGGCGGTGTGTGCATCACCGTCGGTGATCAGGTGATCGATGCTTCGGTGCGAGGCAAGCTCGCCGCCATGGCGACCGCGCTACAGAAATAG
- the atpA gene encoding F0F1 ATP synthase subunit alpha — protein sequence MNLNPSEISDLIKGRIQNLDLAAQAKTEGTVVSVTDGICRVHGLADVMQGEMLEFPNNTFGLALNLERDSVGAVILGEYEHISEGDTVKCTGRILEVPIGPELLGRVVNALGEPIDGKGPINAKLTDKIEKVAPGVIWRKSVDQPVQTGLKAIDAMVPIGRGQRELIIGDRQTGKTAVAVDAIINQKGQDMFCIYVAIGQKASTIANVVRKLTEAGAMEYTVIVAATASESAAMQFLAPYSGCTMGEYFRDRGQDALIIYDDLTKQAWAYRQVSLLLRRPPGREAYPGDVFYLHSRLLERAARVNEDYVEKFTNGEVKGKTGSLTALPVIETQAGDVTAFVPTNVISITDGQIFLETDLFNAGIRPAINAGISVSRVGGAAQTKVIKKLGGGVRLALAQFRELAAFAQFASDLDEATRKQLERGRMVTELMKQAQYSPMSVSEMAVTLYAVDKGYYDDLDVKRALAFEAGLMGYLKQGHVAVLNKIETSKELDGETEKALAAAIESFKKTWA from the coding sequence ATGAACCTCAACCCCTCTGAAATCAGCGACCTGATCAAGGGCCGCATCCAGAACCTGGATCTGGCCGCCCAGGCCAAGACCGAAGGCACCGTGGTTTCCGTCACTGACGGCATCTGCCGTGTGCATGGTCTGGCCGACGTGATGCAGGGTGAAATGCTGGAGTTTCCCAACAACACCTTCGGCCTGGCGCTCAACCTCGAACGCGACTCGGTTGGCGCGGTGATTCTGGGTGAATACGAGCATATTTCCGAAGGCGATACGGTCAAGTGCACCGGCCGCATCCTGGAAGTGCCGATCGGCCCGGAACTGCTCGGCCGCGTGGTGAACGCCCTGGGCGAACCGATCGACGGCAAGGGTCCGATCAACGCCAAGCTGACCGACAAGATCGAAAAAGTCGCGCCGGGCGTGATCTGGCGCAAGTCGGTCGACCAGCCGGTGCAGACCGGCCTGAAGGCCATCGACGCCATGGTGCCGATCGGCCGTGGCCAGCGCGAGCTGATCATCGGCGACCGCCAGACCGGCAAGACGGCCGTGGCGGTGGATGCGATCATCAACCAGAAGGGCCAGGACATGTTCTGCATCTACGTGGCGATCGGGCAAAAAGCCTCGACCATCGCCAACGTGGTGCGCAAGCTGACCGAAGCCGGCGCGATGGAATACACCGTCATCGTCGCCGCTACCGCTTCGGAATCGGCCGCCATGCAGTTCCTCGCACCCTATTCGGGCTGCACCATGGGCGAATACTTCCGCGACCGCGGCCAGGACGCCCTGATCATTTACGACGATCTGACCAAACAGGCCTGGGCCTATCGCCAGGTCTCGCTGCTGCTGCGCCGTCCGCCCGGCCGCGAAGCCTATCCGGGCGACGTGTTCTACCTGCACAGCCGCCTGCTGGAGCGCGCCGCGCGCGTCAATGAGGATTACGTCGAGAAGTTCACCAACGGCGAAGTCAAGGGCAAGACCGGCTCGCTGACCGCCCTGCCGGTGATCGAAACCCAGGCCGGTGACGTCACCGCCTTCGTGCCGACCAACGTGATCTCGATTACCGACGGCCAGATCTTCCTGGAAACCGACCTCTTCAACGCCGGTATCCGCCCCGCCATCAACGCCGGTATCTCGGTGTCGCGCGTCGGTGGCGCGGCCCAGACCAAGGTCATCAAGAAGCTCGGCGGCGGCGTGCGTCTGGCGCTGGCCCAGTTCCGCGAACTGGCGGCCTTCGCCCAGTTCGCCTCCGACCTCGACGAAGCCACCCGCAAGCAGCTCGAGCGCGGCCGCATGGTCACCGAACTGATGAAGCAGGCGCAGTACTCGCCGATGAGCGTCTCCGAAATGGCCGTCACGCTGTACGCGGTTGACAAGGGTTATTACGACGATCTCGACGTCAAGCGCGCGCTGGCGTTCGAGGCCGGCCTGATGGGCTATCTGAAGCAGGGCCACGTGGCTGTGCTGAACAAGATCGAAACCTCCAAGGAACTCGACGGCGAAACCGAAAAAGCCTTGGCGGCGGCGATCGAATCGTTCAAGAAGACCTGGGCCTAA
- the atpG gene encoding F0F1 ATP synthase subunit gamma, translating into MPSGKEIRNKIKSVQNTRKITKAMEMVAASKMRKAQERMKAARPYGDKVRCIAANLARANSEYKHPFLTRPESVKRAGLIVVTTDKGLCGGLNTNILRQSLNRIKELEGAGVKDIRVTAIGNKGLGFMQRLGANVVSKVVGLGDTPHLEKLIGPVKIILDAFQAGELDMVYVAYTRFINTMKQEPVIEQLLPLTADKLQDEKQHGWDYLYEPDSQTVIDELLVRYVEALVYQAVAENMASEQSARMVAMKAASDNAGNVINELQLIYNKTRQAAITKEISEIVGGAAAV; encoded by the coding sequence ATGCCAAGCGGCAAGGAAATACGTAACAAGATCAAGAGCGTACAAAATACGCGCAAGATCACCAAGGCCATGGAAATGGTGGCGGCCTCGAAGATGCGCAAGGCGCAGGAGCGCATGAAGGCGGCCCGCCCCTATGGTGACAAGGTGCGCTGCATCGCAGCCAACCTGGCACGCGCCAATTCGGAGTACAAGCACCCTTTCCTCACCAGGCCTGAAAGCGTCAAGCGTGCCGGCCTGATCGTCGTCACCACCGACAAGGGCCTGTGTGGCGGCCTCAACACCAATATCCTGCGCCAGTCGCTGAACCGCATCAAGGAACTGGAAGGTGCCGGCGTCAAGGATATCCGCGTCACGGCCATCGGCAACAAGGGACTGGGTTTCATGCAGCGCCTGGGCGCCAACGTCGTTTCCAAGGTGGTCGGTTTGGGCGATACGCCGCATCTGGAAAAACTCATCGGGCCGGTGAAAATCATCCTCGATGCCTTCCAGGCCGGCGAGCTGGACATGGTCTACGTCGCCTACACTCGTTTCATCAACACCATGAAGCAGGAGCCGGTGATCGAGCAACTGCTGCCGCTGACGGCCGACAAGCTGCAGGACGAGAAGCAGCACGGCTGGGACTACCTGTACGAGCCGGACAGCCAGACGGTCATCGACGAACTGCTGGTGCGCTACGTCGAAGCGCTGGTGTACCAGGCGGTGGCCGAGAACATGGCCTCCGAGCAGTCGGCGCGCATGGTGGCGATGAAGGCCGCTTCCGACAATGCCGGCAACGTCATCAACGAATTGCAGCTTATCTACAACAAGACGCGCCAGGCGGCGATTACCAAGGAAATCTCGGAAATCGTCGGCGGCGCTGCGGCGGTATAA